Proteins from a genomic interval of Equus quagga isolate Etosha38 chromosome 11, UCLA_HA_Equagga_1.0, whole genome shotgun sequence:
- the NXPH3 gene encoding neurexophilin-3, with amino-acid sequence MQLTRCCFVFLVQGSLYLVICGQDDGPPGSEDPEHDDHESQPRPRMPRKRGHISPRSRPMANFTLLGLLAPPGEAWGVLGQPLNRPNHSPPPSAKVKKIFGWGDFYSNIKTVALNLLVTGKIVDHGNGTFSVHFRHNATGQGNISISLVPPSKAVEFHQEQQIFIEAKASKIFNCRMEWEKVERGRRTSLCTHDPAKTCSRDHAQSSATWSCSQPFKVVCVYIAFYSTDYRLVQKVCPDYNYHSDTPYYPSG; translated from the coding sequence GTCATCTGTGGCCAGGATGATGGTCCCCCGGGCTCAGAGGACCCTGAGCACGATGACCATGAGAGCCAGCCCCGGCCCCGGATGCCTCGGAAGCGGGGCCATATCTCACCTAGGTCCCGCCCCATGGCCAACTTCACTCTCCTAGGGCTGCTGGCTCCCCCTGGGGAGGCATGGGGGGTCCTTGGGCAGCCCCTCAACCGCCCAAACCACAGCCCCCCACCCTCGGCCAAGGTGAAGAAAATCTTTGGCTGGGGCGACTTCTACTCCAACATCAAGACGGTGGCGCTGAACCTGCTCGTCACAGGGAAGATCGTGGACCACGGCAACGGAACCTTCAGTGTCCACTTCCGGCACAATGCCACGGGCCAGGGCAACATCTCCATCAGCCTCGTGCCCCCCAGTAAAGCTGTAGAGTTCCACCAGGAGCAGCAGATCTTCATCGAAGCCAAGGCCTCCAAAATCTTCAACTGCCGCATGGAGTGGGAGAAGGTGGAACGGGGCCGCCGGACCTCGCTCTGCACCCACGACCCAGCCAAGACCTGCTCCCGAGACCACGCTCAGAGCTCAGCCACCTGGAGCTGCTCTCAGCCCTTCAAAGTTGTCTGTGTCTACATCGCCTTCTACAGCACAGACTATAGGCTGGTCCAGAAGGTGTGCCCAGATTACAACTACCACAGTGACACCCCCTACTACCCctctgggtga